The following is a genomic window from Lactococcus carnosus.
TGCAAATTTCAGAAAATATGGTATACTTATAAAGTTGAAAATAGAATAAAGGTCATCTCTAAAAAGTGTTCAAGCGATATTGCGTTAAGTTTCGCAGATTTGAGTTTTTTAGATTTGGTCTCAAATAATGAGGTAAAATCTTGACTAAATTACGCGAAGACATTCGTAATGTTGCAATCATCGCCCACGTTGACCATGGAAAAACAACACTTGTTGATGAACTCTTAAAGCAATCTGATACCCTAAATGCTAGAGCACATCTTGATGATCGTGCCATGGACTCAAACGATCTTGAAAAAGAACGTGGTATTACGATTCTTGCTAAAAATACAGCAGTTAAATATAAAGACAAACATATCAACATCTTGGATACACCTGGTCACGCGGATTTCGGTGGCGAAGTAGAACGTATCATGAAAATGGTTGATGGTGTTGTCCTTGTTGTCGATGCTTATGAAGGTACAATGCCGCAAACGCGTTTTGTATTGAAAAAAGCGTTAGACCAAGGGTTGACACCAATTGTTGTTGTTAATAAAATTGACAAACCATCTGCACGTCCTGAAGAAGTCGTAGATGAAGTATTAGAACTCTTGATCGAACTTGGTGCTGACGAAGAACAACTTGAATTCCCAGTTGTTTATGCTTCTGCAATCAATGGGACATCAAGTCTTTCAGATTCACTTGACACGCAAGAACATACGATGGCGCCATTGTTTGAAACAATCGTTGACCATATTCCTGCACCAGTTGATAACTCTGAAGAACCGTTACAATTCCAAGTATCATTGCTTGACTACAACGATTTTGTTGGTCGTATCGGTATCGGACGTGTGTTCCGTGGGACGATTAAAGTTGGGGACAGCGTTACCTTGTCTAAACTTGATGGCTCAAAACAAAACTTCCGTGTTACAAAACTATTTGGTTTCTTCGGTTTAGACCGTGTTGAAATCAAAGAAGCAAAAGCTGGTGACTTGATTGCCGTTTCTGGTATGGATGATATCTTTGTTGGTGAGACTGTTACACCGTCTAACCACATCGATCCATTACCAATTCTGCACATTGATGAACCAACGTTGCAAATGACTTTCCTTGTTAATAACTCACCTTTTGCTGGTCGCGAAGGTAAATGGGTAACATCACGTAAGATTGAAGAACGTCTCCAATCTGAGTTACAAACTGACGTTTCTCTACGTATCGACCCAACTGACTCACCTGACCGTTGGATCGTATCTGGTCGTGGCGAATTGCATTTGTCAATCTTGATCGAAACAATGCGTCGTGAAGGCTATGAGCTTCAAGTATCACGTCCAGAAGTCATTGAACGCGAAATTGATGGTGTTCGTTCTGAACCGTTTGAACGTGTTCAAATCGACACACCTGAAGAATACCAAGGATCAATCATCCAAGCACTCTCTGAACGTAAAGGGAACATGCAAGACATGATTAATACTGGTAATGGTCAAGTTCGTTTGATCTTCCTTGTACCTGCTCGTGGCTTAATCGGATTCTCTACTGAATTCTTATCTATGACACGTGGTTACGGTATCATGAACCATACGTATGACCAATATATGCCTATGATTCATGAACAAATCGGTGGTCGTAGCCGTGGTGCACTTGTTTCAGCTGATTCAGGTAAAACAACAACTTACGCGATCATGGGTGTTGAAGAACGTGGTACAATCTTTGTTAATCCAGGTACAGAAGTTTATGAAGGCATGCTTGTCGGTGAACATTCACGCGAAAATGACTTAACAGTAAACGTGACTAAAGCGAAACAAATGACAAACGTCCGTTCAGCAAACAAAGACCAAACAAACGTTATCAAAACACCACGTATTTTGACATTAGAAGAATCAATCGAATTT
Proteins encoded in this region:
- the typA gene encoding translational GTPase TypA, producing MTKLREDIRNVAIIAHVDHGKTTLVDELLKQSDTLNARAHLDDRAMDSNDLEKERGITILAKNTAVKYKDKHINILDTPGHADFGGEVERIMKMVDGVVLVVDAYEGTMPQTRFVLKKALDQGLTPIVVVNKIDKPSARPEEVVDEVLELLIELGADEEQLEFPVVYASAINGTSSLSDSLDTQEHTMAPLFETIVDHIPAPVDNSEEPLQFQVSLLDYNDFVGRIGIGRVFRGTIKVGDSVTLSKLDGSKQNFRVTKLFGFFGLDRVEIKEAKAGDLIAVSGMDDIFVGETVTPSNHIDPLPILHIDEPTLQMTFLVNNSPFAGREGKWVTSRKIEERLQSELQTDVSLRIDPTDSPDRWIVSGRGELHLSILIETMRREGYELQVSRPEVIEREIDGVRSEPFERVQIDTPEEYQGSIIQALSERKGNMQDMINTGNGQVRLIFLVPARGLIGFSTEFLSMTRGYGIMNHTYDQYMPMIHEQIGGRSRGALVSADSGKTTTYAIMGVEERGTIFVNPGTEVYEGMLVGEHSRENDLTVNVTKAKQMTNVRSANKDQTNVIKTPRILTLEESIEFMGDDEFLEITPESIRLRKQLLNKAEREKANKKKKS